The genomic segment GATGCGCATTTCATACCGATTGCAGGACCGGAACTGGTGAGCAAATTTGTCGGTGAAAGCGAACAACGGCTTAGGGAGATCTTCAAAGAAGCCGAGGAAAACGCGCCGTCAATAATCTTCATGGACGAACTCGACGCCATCGCACCGAAACGCGAAGAGGTCACTGGAGAAGTCGAGAAAAGGATGGTCTCTCAACTGTTATCGCTCATGGACGGTCTGAAAAGCAGGGGTCAAGTGATAGTTATCGGAGCGACTAACAGACCAAACGCGATCGACCCAGCCCTCCGAAGACCGGGACGGTTCGATAGAGAGATAGAGATCGGTGTACCTGACAGTAAAGACCGTAAGGAAATATTACAGATACATACGCGGAACATGCCATTAGCGGAAGACGTTGATCTGGAAGAACTTGCCCATGTCACCCACGGGTACACCGGAGCAGACCTCGCCTCCCTGGTCAAGGAAGCCGCGATGCGTGCATTAAGGGAGGTCCTACCGAAGATCGATTTGGAAAAGGATTACATACCGAACGAGGTTCTGGAAAACCTCAAGGTTACACGGAAGAACTTCTTCGAAGCATTGAAGGATATTCAACCGTCTGCTCTTAGAGAGGTGTTCATAGAAACCCCGAACGTGAAATGGGAAGATATCGGCGACCTTGAGAACGCTAAGAAAGAACTTAAAGAGGCGGTCGAACTACCGATCAATCATCCGGAAGTGTTCGAAAGGATGGGGATCAGAAGGATAAAAGGTATCCTACTTATCGGGTTCCCGGGAACAGGTAAAACGCTTCTCGCTAAAGCGGTTGCAACGGAAACCGAAGCCAACTTCATATCCGTGAAAGGTCCGGAAGTGCTGAGCAAATGGGTCGGTGAAAGCGAAAAAACGCTCCGTGAGATATTCAGAAAGGCGAGGATGGCTGCACCGTGTGTTGTCTTCATCGATGAGATAGACGCCATCGCACCGCGTAGGGGGCTCGGAGCAGACAGTTCTATGGTTACCGAAAGATTGGTTGACACATTGCTCACTGAGATGGACGGGTTACAATCGTTCAAAGATGTCATAGTCATAGCCGCCACCAACAGACCTGACATACTGGACCCTGCACTTCTACGCCCCGGACGGTTCGACAAAGTCATCGAGATACCGATGCCCAACGAAGAAGCCCGTCTCAAGATACTCCAAGTCCACACAAAACGTATGCCTCTTGCCAAAGATGTTGACCTCAAAAAGCTTGCCAAGGTTACCGAAGGGTACAGCGGAGCCGACCTCGAGAACCTGTGCAGGGAAGCTGGTATGGAAGCCATAAGGGAGAACATCAATGCCAAGGTTGTGACCATGGAACATTTCAGAAGAGCTATGAACAATGTGAAACCGTCCCTGCGGAAGGAGTTCACGGAAAGGATGGAGCGGTTCAAAGAAAGCGCTGCCACGATGTACGGATAACGTGTTTCGGAAAAAACGGGGTGATGGATAGGTGAGGATTTGGTTGTATTTTACAGGTGAGGAGGTCAAAGAAATCGTGTTCTCGGTGTTATCGATAGCGTTAGCGTTATCCCTGGCGTTGAGCGGTGATGATATCGGATCCAGATTGATGCCGGACCCGCATACGTTTGCCTACAACTTTGCCCTTATCCTGCTCGTGATAGCACCCGCCTTCGTGTTACATGAGATGGCTCACAAATTTGTGGCGATACATTACGGATGCAGGGCTCGGTTCAAGGCATGGTGGTTCGGAATAGGACTGATGTTCGTGTTTGCGATAGGTATGGGGTTCGTGTTTGCGGCTCCGGGTGCCGTGTACATATTCGCTCCCTACCTGACCAGACGGGAGAACGGAATAATATCGGCAAGCGGTCCGCTCACGAACATAGCACTATCCATTATATCTCTGGCCTTATTAATCGGTATGATAACAGCCGGTGTTACGGAAGGGTTCTGGTTCCAAGCGGCACAGTTTTCAACGTTGATCAACGCGTTCCTTGCAGGGTTTAACATGGTCCCCATGTATCCGTTAGACGGTAGCAAAGTTATGTACTGGAACATCAAGGTATGGTTGGCGATACTGATCACAGCATTGGCGATACTGTTCATCACGGTGCCCGAGGCGGCAACGTTTGTATTGAGTTTAGTCGTGTTCGGTTTACTTCTGCAGCTCCTGTTCTCAAGAACCCGGATCCTTATATGATTGGAAAAATGTGTAACAAAAATGTGTAACACACGTAATAACGAAAGTCTAGGGTGTGCGTAAACTATGACGACGCAAGACATGAAAATTATAGGTATGGGTGCCGAAGCGATCGTGTATGCAGGGGAACGGTTCGGGTTACCGGTCATCGTTAAACACAGAATTCGGAAGGATTACCGTGAACCTGCCCTTGATAAAAGGTTGAGAACGGAACGCACAAGACGCGAGGTATCGTTAATGGTACGGGCAAAGAAATGCAATGTCCTGTGCCCGGTGATCGTTGATGTTGAACCATACAAGATCATCATGACCGAATTGAAAGGTAGGATGTTGCATACGGTTAAACGGATGAAAAAGGAGTTCGTTGTTGAAGCCGCGCGAATACTCGCGCGGCTTCACGAAAAGAACATCGTACACGGCGATTTCACGCCCGCCAACTTGATGATAGTCAGAAGGAAAGGTCGGCGGATGTTAGCAGTGATAGACTTCGGGTTGGGATTCTTCTCCCAAAGGGTCGAAGACAAGGCGATGGATGTCCTGACCATGAAGAAGGCTCTTGACAGCGGTTGGCCGAAAAGAATCAGACAGAACGATGAAAAAGGGTACTTATCTTTGGGTGAACTGTTTGTAAGGGAATACGCGAAACAGAGTGGCCAGGGGAGTGAGATCGAGGACAGGGTGAAACTGATTGAAAGCAGGGTAAGGTATGCCGAAAGATAGCCAGCAGTGAAAGTTGGCAGTTGCACTGAATAGTGAATCGTGCGCCTTTCCGATGCCTCTGAATGTTGAGATGATGTAAAAAGAGATGTATAAGATGGTTTGTTATGAGGGTTTGTTATCTTAGGGATACGGGAAATGAACGAGTAGGGGCATGACGTATGAAACGATAAAATTTTCGGAAATAAGTATGGACAGACGAAAAAAGCGAAGTAAAAAGTAATGTAAGAAGTGGAATATAAGGGTATGAAAATGAGAAGGTAAGGTTCGGTTGATAGTTCGGGGTAGTTCGATAGAAAACTTATAACCCTCCTCATCGAATTAATCGGAATTTATTCACAAGCGCGCACCTTTGCAAATCCTTATAAAAACTTAGGACCCTGAACGCAATCTTTCCGCCAATCCTATAGGCAGGCCTTTCTTCCTAACCTCTGTCTCGACTGCGTCGATATCAAACCTGAAACGAACGTTCTTCACCTTAACCTTCTTAAGCAGAGACATCTTCTCTTTAACACGCAGACCTTCCCAATCTTCAACCAGCACATGATACACATCATCCGGAACATCGATAACCGCATACGACCCCAAAGGTACACCGTCTCTCGGTTGACCTATGCTCCCTGGGTTGACTACCAAACGACCGCCTATTACTGCCGAATAAGGCTGATGCGTGTGACCGTAGAAGAAGAAAGGACTGTTCACCTGTGATAGGGTCGAGTTATCGACGGTAAACAGATACTGAAACAGCGGGTCTGCCGGTCCGCCGTGCACGAGGGCGGCGCAGCCGCCCTCGTGCCGAACAGGAAGGTTCTGCAAAAACCGTACACTTTCTTCGTTTATCACGGTTCTGGTGTATTCCAGAGCTTCGGCAGCGGCAGGATTGAATCTTGACAACGGTAATGTAGAATGAACGACGTAGTAATCATGGTTACCCATCACACCGATAAACCGTTTCGCACGGATGCTCATCTCTTTGACCGATTCAACCGTTTCGTTGGGCCAAGGATAATAACCTACGAGATCGCCGATAAAATAAACGGTATCGAATGTATCTAGTTCATCCTCCACACTATCTATAAAGGAGTTCAAAGCGGGCATGTTCGCATGAACATCCGAGAAGAGCAGAAAACGCATCCCATCTACCTAAATTTTACAATTCGCCCTTCCTACGTTTAAGTTTGCGTTTGAGTCTACGCCTTCTCTTCTTTATCCATTTCCAACGCATCCGACCCTTTTTCTTCCATTTTCTAGGTCGTGCTCCCAAACCAACACCTCTCAAAACGTCAATCTTGACAACCTAACAACAAGACAAACAAGAATAATGTACAGAAAACCTTTTAAAACTACCTAACCGAACATCTTTCCGACACACTCGTAAATTCTGCCGACAGATGCGGTATGCCACGTGTTCCGCGAACGCAAACAAACGCAAAACACGGGTTAAAAAAGGAACAGGTT from the Candidatus Micrarchaeota archaeon genome contains:
- a CDS encoding CDC48 family AAA ATPase, coding for MTSESVILKVAEALRTDVGRNIVRIDSQAREKLDVTSGDIVEIKGKKSTAAMVWQARPQDEGLGIIRMDGYIRQNAGVAIGDKVTVRKATVKPAKKVILAPMQPIKYSPGFDEYVKKKLIGRALVRGDTVFIGVFGTSFPLVAGVVQPNGIVMINEKTDVILKSEPIQTLAIPQVTYEDIGGLHEAIQKIREMVELPLRHPELFERLGIEPPKGVLLHGPPGTGKTLLVKAVANESDAHFIPIAGPELVSKFVGESEQRLREIFKEAEENAPSIIFMDELDAIAPKREEVTGEVEKRMVSQLLSLMDGLKSRGQVIVIGATNRPNAIDPALRRPGRFDREIEIGVPDSKDRKEILQIHTRNMPLAEDVDLEELAHVTHGYTGADLASLVKEAAMRALREVLPKIDLEKDYIPNEVLENLKVTRKNFFEALKDIQPSALREVFIETPNVKWEDIGDLENAKKELKEAVELPINHPEVFERMGIRRIKGILLIGFPGTGKTLLAKAVATETEANFISVKGPEVLSKWVGESEKTLREIFRKARMAAPCVVFIDEIDAIAPRRGLGADSSMVTERLVDTLLTEMDGLQSFKDVIVIAATNRPDILDPALLRPGRFDKVIEIPMPNEEARLKILQVHTKRMPLAKDVDLKKLAKVTEGYSGADLENLCREAGMEAIRENINAKVVTMEHFRRAMNNVKPSLRKEFTERMERFKESAATMYG
- a CDS encoding site-2 protease family protein, with the translated sequence MRIWLYFTGEEVKEIVFSVLSIALALSLALSGDDIGSRLMPDPHTFAYNFALILLVIAPAFVLHEMAHKFVAIHYGCRARFKAWWFGIGLMFVFAIGMGFVFAAPGAVYIFAPYLTRRENGIISASGPLTNIALSIISLALLIGMITAGVTEGFWFQAAQFSTLINAFLAGFNMVPMYPLDGSKVMYWNIKVWLAILITALAILFITVPEAATFVLSLVVFGLLLQLLFSRTRILI
- a CDS encoding Kae1-associated serine/threonine protein kinase, with amino-acid sequence MTTQDMKIIGMGAEAIVYAGERFGLPVIVKHRIRKDYREPALDKRLRTERTRREVSLMVRAKKCNVLCPVIVDVEPYKIIMTELKGRMLHTVKRMKKEFVVEAARILARLHEKNIVHGDFTPANLMIVRRKGRRMLAVIDFGLGFFSQRVEDKAMDVLTMKKALDSGWPKRIRQNDEKGYLSLGELFVREYAKQSGQGSEIEDRVKLIESRVRYAER
- a CDS encoding metallophosphoesterase family protein, encoding MRFLLFSDVHANMPALNSFIDSVEDELDTFDTVYFIGDLVGYYPWPNETVESVKEMSIRAKRFIGVMGNHDYYVVHSTLPLSRFNPAAAEALEYTRTVINEESVRFLQNLPVRHEGGCAALVHGGPADPLFQYLFTVDNSTLSQVNSPFFFYGHTHQPYSAVIGGRLVVNPGSIGQPRDGVPLGSYAVIDVPDDVYHVLVEDWEGLRVKEKMSLLKKVKVKNVRFRFDIDAVETEVRKKGLPIGLAERLRSGS